A single region of the Montipora capricornis isolate CH-2021 chromosome 13, ASM3666992v2, whole genome shotgun sequence genome encodes:
- the LOC138028817 gene encoding uncharacterized protein isoform X3, which translates to MNPRFWFSAVFLMTRIGLISAADQGCHNEYSVYGMFLKGHTFKTVKVQFPPECYMICHQDVRCQSYNLIIGKNICELNNRRKEARPEHFLPDSKRFYMKRAFNRVPLGSIQELPAESCAEIKASEGNKVADSKHWIYSDENAGHVIQATCQGVWQKINEDPVCFGSRDDQYGAFEMTKTGNVKDMKLVHRSGSIKCNPNTGASYWSCANVGAYANNTFMTIITTADKKALLPKEEKLLNKGGCNNKKYFYVLEGIKQGSTELVLSSHSSPLRLLKNQELQIWYGQDWADCSEDNNSGTTCVDIFAWYL; encoded by the exons ATGAACCCGCGATTTTGGTTCTCGGCTGTTTTTCTGATGACAAGGATTGGTCTTATTAGTGCAGCTGATCAAGGTTGTCACAACGAATACTCTGTTTATGGCATGTTTCTTAAAGGCCACACTTTTAAAACAGTCAAGGTTCAATTTCCACCGGAATGTTACATGATATGTCACCAGGATGTCAGGTGCCAAAGCTACAATCTCATCATTGGCAAAAACATTTGCGAGCTGAACAACAGAAGGAAAGAAGCCAGGCCCGAACACTTTTTACCCGATTCAAAGCGATTCTACATGAAGCGAGCTTTCAACAGAG TGCCATTGGGCTCAATTCAAGAGCTTCCCGCTGAATCGTGCGCTGAAATCAAAGCGAGTGAAGGAAACAAAGTTGCTGACAGCAAGCACTGGATATACTCAGATGAAAATGCTGGTCATGTTATCCAGGCTACTTGTCAAG gGGTGTGGCAAAAAATCAACGAAGATCCAGTTTGCTTTGGATCTCGAGATGATCAATACGGTGCCTTCGAGATGACTAAAACTGGGAATGTAAAGGATATGAAGCTAGTGCACAGAAGCGGATCCATCAAATGTAACCCAAATACCGGTGCTTCCTACTGGAGCTGCGCTAACGTAGGCGCGTATGCAAACAACACGTTTATGACGATCATCACAACTGCCGACAAAAAAGCCCTTTtgccaaaagaggaaaaattgtTAAACAAAGGAGGATGCAATAACAAAAAGTACTTCTACGTTCTTGAAGGAATAAAGCAAGGATCAACAGAGCTTGTTCTAAGCAGCCATTCCAGTCCATTACGTTTGTTGAAGAACCAGGAATTGCAGATATGGTATGGACAGGACTGGGCAGACTGTTCAGAGGACAACAACAGTGGTACCACTTGCGTCGATATATTTGCCTGGTACCTGTGA
- the LOC138028817 gene encoding uncharacterized protein isoform X1 — MFNRRTREADVRRAIFCKVYINKMNPRFWFSAVFLMTRIGLISAADQGCHNEYSVYGMFLKGHTFKTVKVQFPPECYMICHQDVRCQSYNLIIGKNICELNNRRKEARPEHFLPDSKRFYMKRAFNRVPLGSIQELPAESCAEIKASEGNKVADSKHWIYSDENAGHVIQATCQGVWQKINEDPVCFGSRDDQYGAFEMTKTGNVKDMKLVHRSGSIKCNPNTGASYWSCANVGAYANNTFMTIITTADKKALLPKEEKLLNKGGCNNKKYFYVLEGIKQGSTELVLSSHSSPLRLLKNQELQIWYGQDWADCSEDNNSGTTCVDIFAWYL, encoded by the exons atgtttaatcGGAGAactagggaagcagatgttcgaag GGCAATATTTTGCAAAGTCTACATCAACAAGATGAACCCGCGATTTTGGTTCTCGGCTGTTTTTCTGATGACAAGGATTGGTCTTATTAGTGCAGCTGATCAAGGTTGTCACAACGAATACTCTGTTTATGGCATGTTTCTTAAAGGCCACACTTTTAAAACAGTCAAGGTTCAATTTCCACCGGAATGTTACATGATATGTCACCAGGATGTCAGGTGCCAAAGCTACAATCTCATCATTGGCAAAAACATTTGCGAGCTGAACAACAGAAGGAAAGAAGCCAGGCCCGAACACTTTTTACCCGATTCAAAGCGATTCTACATGAAGCGAGCTTTCAACAGAG TGCCATTGGGCTCAATTCAAGAGCTTCCCGCTGAATCGTGCGCTGAAATCAAAGCGAGTGAAGGAAACAAAGTTGCTGACAGCAAGCACTGGATATACTCAGATGAAAATGCTGGTCATGTTATCCAGGCTACTTGTCAAG gGGTGTGGCAAAAAATCAACGAAGATCCAGTTTGCTTTGGATCTCGAGATGATCAATACGGTGCCTTCGAGATGACTAAAACTGGGAATGTAAAGGATATGAAGCTAGTGCACAGAAGCGGATCCATCAAATGTAACCCAAATACCGGTGCTTCCTACTGGAGCTGCGCTAACGTAGGCGCGTATGCAAACAACACGTTTATGACGATCATCACAACTGCCGACAAAAAAGCCCTTTtgccaaaagaggaaaaattgtTAAACAAAGGAGGATGCAATAACAAAAAGTACTTCTACGTTCTTGAAGGAATAAAGCAAGGATCAACAGAGCTTGTTCTAAGCAGCCATTCCAGTCCATTACGTTTGTTGAAGAACCAGGAATTGCAGATATGGTATGGACAGGACTGGGCAGACTGTTCAGAGGACAACAACAGTGGTACCACTTGCGTCGATATATTTGCCTGGTACCTGTGA
- the LOC138028817 gene encoding uncharacterized protein isoform X2, whose amino-acid sequence MFNRRTREPDVRRAIFCKVYINKMNPRFWFSAVFLMTRIGLISAADQGCHNEYSVYGMFLKGHTFKTVKVQFPPECYMICHQDVRCQSYNLIIGKNICELNNRRKEARPEHFLPDSKRFYMKRAFNRVPLGSIQELPAESCAEIKASEGNKVADSKHWIYSDENAGHVIQATCQGVWQKINEDPVCFGSRDDQYGAFEMTKTGNVKDMKLVHRSGSIKCNPNTGASYWSCANVGAYANNTFMTIITTADKKALLPKEEKLLNKGGCNNKKYFYVLEGIKQGSTELVLSSHSSPLRLLKNQELQIWYGQDWADCSEDNNSGTTCVDIFAWYL is encoded by the exons atgtttaaccggagaactAGGGAACCAGATGTTCGAAG GGCAATATTTTGCAAAGTCTACATCAACAAGATGAACCCGCGATTTTGGTTCTCGGCTGTTTTTCTGATGACAAGGATTGGTCTTATTAGTGCAGCTGATCAAGGTTGTCACAACGAATACTCTGTTTATGGCATGTTTCTTAAAGGCCACACTTTTAAAACAGTCAAGGTTCAATTTCCACCGGAATGTTACATGATATGTCACCAGGATGTCAGGTGCCAAAGCTACAATCTCATCATTGGCAAAAACATTTGCGAGCTGAACAACAGAAGGAAAGAAGCCAGGCCCGAACACTTTTTACCCGATTCAAAGCGATTCTACATGAAGCGAGCTTTCAACAGAG TGCCATTGGGCTCAATTCAAGAGCTTCCCGCTGAATCGTGCGCTGAAATCAAAGCGAGTGAAGGAAACAAAGTTGCTGACAGCAAGCACTGGATATACTCAGATGAAAATGCTGGTCATGTTATCCAGGCTACTTGTCAAG gGGTGTGGCAAAAAATCAACGAAGATCCAGTTTGCTTTGGATCTCGAGATGATCAATACGGTGCCTTCGAGATGACTAAAACTGGGAATGTAAAGGATATGAAGCTAGTGCACAGAAGCGGATCCATCAAATGTAACCCAAATACCGGTGCTTCCTACTGGAGCTGCGCTAACGTAGGCGCGTATGCAAACAACACGTTTATGACGATCATCACAACTGCCGACAAAAAAGCCCTTTtgccaaaagaggaaaaattgtTAAACAAAGGAGGATGCAATAACAAAAAGTACTTCTACGTTCTTGAAGGAATAAAGCAAGGATCAACAGAGCTTGTTCTAAGCAGCCATTCCAGTCCATTACGTTTGTTGAAGAACCAGGAATTGCAGATATGGTATGGACAGGACTGGGCAGACTGTTCAGAGGACAACAACAGTGGTACCACTTGCGTCGATATATTTGCCTGGTACCTGTGA